Genomic window (Magnolia sinica isolate HGM2019 chromosome 6, MsV1, whole genome shotgun sequence):
TAGGGTGTACTGTGGTGTGTGtattccatccaatccgctcATCTGACGTCCCACACTAGGATGAATAGATTCCCCAAAAATTAGGACATTTTaagactcatgtggaccacaccatgtgaatttaagagttttCTGGCATTATCTTACACCATCGCCTGTTAAGTAGCCCAACTAAGTCTTGTATCCACGGTGAAAATGTGGCCGGAACCTGATGAACCCGTTGGATCTGATGCACGTTCTCTGCCACGTGGGATTGGTTGGATGTAGCCATACCCTCGAAGGGTCTTGCAGTCAATCGCGAGTAGTTTTGTCGTTAATGCGCGTTGGAAATAGAAGTTTTGGCGACTCGTAATCTTGGGAAATGCTTTCGCGCGGAGAGATTGAAATTGCGATTCTCGAAACACGTGCTGTTTGCAACCCATGTGTGAGATAataaccattcatcaggtgggtcacacaaaaTTACATGATCTCGTCTATAAAACAGGTTGGTGTAatgttctggtgggccacatatgcatgaCAAAAATGGACCGTTAGATGTAAATGAACATTGTTTTCGTTCAAGGAGGATCAATCGGACACCTGATGAGTGTGGACCCGTCTGATTTTTCATCTAGGCCATGTTTaccgtgtgacccacctgatcaatggtcgAGATCGTCTAGATCTATAACATTTTGGCAAATGCTCTGCAAATGGCCTCTTTAAACTAAcatttatttctctttttttggTTGAACAAGCATTTATTTCTCTTTTGAAATGCGCTTCTTCTTCTAGGAGAGTTATTTGAATACTCTGCTGGAATAGgaagcttgatacgcaggcacttggaaattgtaCAAGTTGCATCTATTAACTCAATATAGCCCGTATCTAGAGACCGTGTGATGATCATGATCGTTGATTCACCGGTCCACATCTAGATACTTCTATCATTGGTCAGTCGAGGCCGGGTCCACTACAAAGCTTTGTGGGTTAAGCTCAACCTACAATGCAATAAgaggagcccactgtgatgtgtacatgacatccaatctgtctatcatgtggatcccatcatgtcCTCTTTGTAACCCAGAAATcaggtgaatccaaaactcatgtgggccacaatgcaGGAAACGGTTGGGATGTGGATGCCCACCAGTAAAATCCTTCAGATTGTGTGCTGGGGCTACCGTATTaagtatatgccatccaatccatccataagatACACTCCAACGGATGAATGGACCtcgaaaatcaggccattccaacgttcaggtgggccataacatatgattttagaggttttgggCATGGTTTTactaggagtggcccacctgagtctggATTTATACCAAATTTTGGTAATGAAGGAGAAAAAGAGTGactacacatgatggacggatcagatgttGTTtccacattacaatgggccccacatacttcCTTGTAGGTCAGAATCACACAGCATACTTCATGTCCGTCCAAAGTAGCACCTGGAATTTGATTTCCTAATCAGACCGTCCGCCAGTATGCCCAACAGGGAAACACATCGTCGACCCTCTATTTCATACCTTCACACAAGGTGGCCCCAAACAAAAAATCATCAGCTCATATGGACGGTGGTGATTGCCGTATGTAAGCCCCAGCTTTTTTCTATGCCATCTCTCGTATCCACGCGGCGGACAGACACATAGTCCGCCGCTTGTGATAGGCTTCTTCCGTTCAaacccgtgtggggcccactgcttcAACGATTTGGCCGGCATTAATAAATAGATTAAAAgagaataggtgggccccactgcttcAAGtggccataaataaataaaatagatctgTAATAGGTTTCTTGTACGTATCATCGCACACCTTTTGTTACTTGTCCGAGACTTCATATTCTGTCTTTGTCATACGGAAAATCACACGTTAGCATTGTGATCAAAGCTTTTAGATGACACTTGGAACACTCCAATCATCGATCTGGACTGTACATTCAATCCACGTCACCATTGACAGGCTAAGATGCACGAGTCAagccaattggatgatcctaaccgctCGATCAATTGCGTGCAAGTTTAGATAGTTATGGTTTGTCGGGTAAAAAGAAACCCGACGGGCCCAGCCTAGATTACTTGTGATTATAAATAGGCACTTTAATAAGCCAATGCCATCGAAGTTGGACTTTCTCACGAAatgaccctttgatcattccaagggttaggatcatctgatcgggGTGTGCTTTTGGACATGGTCTATTGGGAGTGGTAtggaatgaatggacggtccatattgaaGTATGCAACAGGTGTAGATGCTTGAACATTTTTATTATAGTTTGTAATTTAGATACAGCATGGATCTCGTTAGGCTAGATTAGGGTATGGCACATACGTGGGACGCAGCTTAGATGGTGACCCCAATACCAGCATGAGAGCTTGTATcaaatctgtgggccccaccatgatttatgtgttttatccacaccgtccatccatttttccagatctttCTAGGGCATAAGgtcgaaaatgaggcagatctgaagctcaggtggatcacaccatagggaacagtggggattgaatacttgccATTAAAGCTTCTTACTAGCAcattgcaatgtttatttgccatccaagcggTTCATAAAGTCACGTAACCTGATaaaacggaaaacacaaatatcagcttaatccaaaacttgtgtaccCAAAAATGTTTTTAACAATAAATATTGAGTcgccattgtttcttatagtgtggtgcactttagctttgtatctgcctaattttggctcgtgccctaaaatgaacagGCAAGATGGaaggatggcatgaataaaacacaaaaAACATGGTAGGCACACAATGCTGTGACGCTATCTAGCTGATGTTAAGGTCACCAACCAAATCGCATCCTACACGTGGAGAGAGGAGGTGAGGGAAATGTTAGCCCACACCCTCCCTTAAATGTTATGCTTGAGTGTAGGCTGGTTGATTGTTAAAAGTCTCATGGCCTATTTGGATGACATGAGTTTTGAGATTAGGTTTGTATATTGAGTTGAGTTGGGTCGAGGTAAGCTAAGCTTAGCTTGACTCGTCCGTGTAGAACACagagcttgagcttgagcttgcttTCAAGCTTAATATTGAaacttggcttgtttgtcaaaccttttgaggtgagctagtggatcgagtaaAGGTGAGCTTACCTCGAGTTGGGTCAAGCCTGCTCCCACactcaactcaacccaacccaacatatCTGCCAATACCCAATCCGACCCAACCTAGCACCCACACCCAACCTAACCCATCTACTAGCACCCACACCTGACTCGACCTAGGACCCAACACCTAACccgcacccgactcaacccaacacccaacccgcacctgactcaacccagcCACCCGACCCAACtaacccaacccccaaatcaaatattcaattatatatataatattagatgaAGCTATGAAAGTACTTTATTATGAGTATGGATAGAAAGAGAGCCCAGGAGAGTGGCCGAGTGCAGGCCATATGACTGAGAGAAGTCGGGTAGATGCTGAGTTGAGTTCGGgcgagtgggagagagagagagagagagagagagaggtgcattGGGTAAGGTAAATGGTAAGAAATGAACCAATAGTTTGTGAGAATTACCACCGACTTAGATGAGTTGAGATGCTTTGGTGTGGCATAGtttcataggccccaccatgatatatgtattatatccacaccatctattcattttgcaagatcattttataaaaaGAGACAAATTAAGACATTCAAAATGAAAGttggccataccatagaaagtagtggattaaatgtctaccattacaAACTTCCTGCAGCCCACACAAGTgctggatgaagttgatatttggaGTCATGCCCTaccatgtggatataacatatattaggcAAGTTACATTTTCATGCATGTAATCATGTGAGTACATTAcatgcatataaaaaaaaaattaaagttgCAAGAATGGTAGTAGTATTACATAAGGCTTTACTTCTTACTATTATGGTAGTGGTTATCATTACTCATTTACATGACATTACACCACATTACAGTAGATCCCAGTCATTCACACTATAATTAATTGATTTCCTAGGTGTCccataaaaaataatatctgTAGTAGTTGAAGTCTTTTTCACGATTATAATTCTATGAAATTATATTTAAAATGAATGTTATCTAAGAAATTTCTTCTTTCAAAATAAATTcattagtaaaaataaaaatgtagttTTAATATTATCcaataaattaaataataattttaatttttatcttCCTGTCATACTTTGAATTTGCCAGGTTCTCTGAATTACGACTGCAACAATGCGTCGGCTTTAGCTCCGGCTCCATCATCCTTACCGGACCACACTAATCATTCCATTATCGATCGTAAACATCTTACGACACttatcattattatcatcattatcagTATCACTGAAATATATGTACTAATGTTCGGTTTCACATGGTTGTATAGCATGCAAGTGGTCTTACTGCGGCGAAGGTACATGCGTGAGAACGTCGCAATTCGGGCACCGTTGTGACTGTAAAGAAGGATTCACCAATATTCTCAATGTTACCAACTTCCCATGCTTTAGTGACTGTAAGAAAATTATTTCACTCCTTAAAATCTCTGCATCTGTATTGAATCAAGGGAAATGGTGGGGTGGGCCACCCCTACTCTACAAGTGACATGTCCTAAATTCCAATCACCAAAATAGTGCAGACTACTACTACCGTAGAGTGGTCATTTTCACATTGGTTAATCATCCTGATTTCTGGCTGATGGAcatttttttgttgaatttggatcagCCATTTTAGTTGTCcaccaatcatgagagaattagGATCATACACTTGGTGTGTTTTGGGATACCAACTgatctaaagtgggtcccactatttgggtGGCTTGGATTTGATTTGAGTTACATGCTGTGAACAAGATGAAAGGCCCCTCAGCACCTAATCTCTCTGTTTATGTCATGCAAAACTCGGCCGCATAGGCATTGTAAGATGAACTATCATAATGCTTTTGAGATTGGGTTGCAGGTGGAGTTGGAGCAGATTGTAAGACCCTTGGCATTGGAGTATCGAACCGATCATCTTCTACGCCTAGTTTGTCCGAGAATGGTGGCGCATCAAACCAAGGTCAGTTGGGTGTGTGGTCATGATTTATTACAAACCTCGGCATTATAATTAAGTGGgattgagttgtgtgggccccactttaatgtTTTCACGACCATCATGCACACTATTCCTCTTTTGGccttgggcctaaaaatcagcgtAGTCCATGACTCGGGCTAAATGAATGGGAATACTTGAGAGGGCACACACATCTCACAGTGATGCATAAGTGAATGCTTTGTTTGGGAGCATGTATTTGATATACATTGGTAATTATTACGAAATTCATGTGAATTAGAATCATCAGTTGTATGTAGTAGTAATTGAAATCCGCTTTAAATCACTAGTTGTATTTGGTACTAATTGAAAGCCACTGGAATTCATATAAATATATTTGGTAACCTATATTTAATAATGTATTGGTGTAGAGATGGTAAGAAATAAAACCGTGACTTGCAAATCAGTGATAATTAGATTCGGGGGAAATGGAATCACACAATTTTACATGAAATTTCAGCCCAAGGTGGGCCAATGCACCCTCCAAAGGAGCTTTTGAGGCTGAAACACAATGTCAATCCAAACTTCAAACACCAATATCATCTCTGGCTTGACAAAATAGGCACTTAAACATAAGCGGGGCAAAAGCCAAGTTGACTGAAAGCCGCTTTTGaggaagtgcatccaaacaggccctaacagtGGCAATAAGCTGGTAGCCTGCCCGACCATGCTTTGGTCCGTGCTTGGACCAACTAGCTTAGCCCGTGGACTTTGGTCGAGCTTGGTCTGCCTAACTTTACATGCACACTACTATATACTACAACAATCCTTGCATAGACAATCCATCCATTGTTAATGTAACTGTTGATTTTATTCttctaaaatgtttatttctttatgcatatgtggcccacttgattaatgaATAGATCATGAATATTCAAGtaggaaatagggattttattaattttcttgCCGTTTAGGTCGGTCTTTGAGACCGAAATCAAACACCAAGCTAATATTACTTCTTTTTTTCACCTTTTCAGATGGCTCTAGTCCTTTGAGAAATGCGGTTTGGTCGACTATCTTCGTGATTTCTTTAGCAATGGTTCCATTGCTTTAGAATACACAGTATCAGCACTAGATATCTCCTTTATTCGGACATAGCTTTAGACCGAGACAGATTTTATATTATGATTTTCTATCATTCCTATTTGATATTTTCATGTGAAATTCAGTTTGaaagaaaaatctgttttgtaatATTTTGTGTAGTAAATAAAATTTATTGAGTGTCTTCTATGTTCAATCACTCTTTTGTTTAGCCAACAAATTGtatatgtggggtccatcttccAGTGATCTGGATCATTTGCATGGTGGGTCTCCCATTAGATGGATTTGGAACCTTGTAATGTGGATTGCTAGTTGTGTGTGCCATTAAAAGAAGGTGGCGATGATAACTTAGTGGGAGAGAGAGCGTGCGGTGGATATTGTCTATGCATAAACATATAGttcaaaataaaccgtccaaatcatggggtcCACTTTTGATGGGTAATAAAccgataaataaaatgaaattgcaT
Coding sequences:
- the LOC131249399 gene encoding uncharacterized protein LOC131249399, which produces MGLGVLISYLAASFLFIQPIVASDHALSPVFAPVFNGICDAIECGKGTCNASSNFTFTCECNPGWSQFHIGDDFKFMPCVIPNCSLNYDCNNASALAPAPSSLPDHTNHSIIDPCKWSYCGEGTCVRTSQFGHRCDCKEGFTNILNVTNFPCFSDCGVGADCKTLGIGVSNRSSSTPSLSENGGASNQDGSSPLRNAVWSTIFVISLAMVPLL